From Synergistaceae bacterium, the proteins below share one genomic window:
- a CDS encoding transporter substrate-binding domain-containing protein, whose product MKKLLAVIMILALSAGVCFAEGLNISKPDQFVNYKIGTQRGTIAEGIAKKMLGDKSSKQLVTYEKATDVIQALKVGKIDCAIMDEAPALQFKKNDPETLTILPDALTVEQYAIGFKQGNKELVEQVNKALAQIKANGQLEKIMLKYKEDPMSTKPEDIDLHVGAKGGKLIVGTESGFPPYDIKVGDGYTGIDIEMCALIAGILDKELVIIAYPFDSLFAAVNSGKVDMICAGITVNEERKMFTDFSDPYEDAKQVGVVLTKDYAVPAK is encoded by the coding sequence ATGAAAAAGTTATTAGCAGTCATTATGATTCTTGCGTTAAGTGCTGGTGTGTGCTTTGCTGAAGGTTTAAATATTTCTAAGCCCGACCAGTTTGTAAATTACAAAATAGGCACCCAGAGAGGCACAATAGCAGAGGGAATCGCTAAAAAAATGTTAGGTGATAAATCATCTAAGCAGCTTGTTACATACGAGAAAGCAACGGACGTAATTCAGGCTTTGAAAGTCGGTAAAATAGACTGCGCGATAATGGACGAGGCTCCGGCGTTACAATTCAAGAAAAATGACCCTGAAACACTCACAATTTTGCCGGACGCTTTGACGGTTGAGCAGTACGCAATAGGATTTAAGCAGGGCAATAAAGAATTAGTCGAGCAGGTAAATAAAGCACTCGCACAAATTAAAGCAAACGGCCAGCTTGAAAAAATTATGCTCAAGTACAAAGAAGATCCCATGTCTACAAAGCCTGAAGATATTGATTTACACGTCGGAGCTAAAGGCGGAAAATTAATCGTCGGCACTGAGTCGGGCTTCCCTCCATATGATATTAAAGTCGGCGACGGTTATACTGGAATCGATATAGAAATGTGCGCACTTATCGCGGGAATTCTTGACAAGGAACTTGTTATAATTGCCTACCCGTTTGACTCATTATTCGCAGCAGTAAACAGCGGAAAAGTAGACATGATTTGCGCAGGAATTACCGTAAATGAAGAAAGAAAGATGTTTACTGATTTCTCGGATCCTTATGAAGATGCTAAACAGGTCGGAGTCGTCTTGACGAAAGATTACGCCGTGCCTGCAAAATAA
- the cbiE gene encoding precorrin-6y C5,15-methyltransferase (decarboxylating) subunit CbiE, translated as MLTIAGAGTGEIINSVRDAINESDIIIAHERFKYLVPVNKKFIALKDFDSAFNIIESEQGNKLILVSGDPGLYSLLSLVKKKFADFRVIPGISSLQSICAHARESWQDSKILSGHGRDLKLYKFLNIIERNRINILFCDDIISPEWACKNLADFDYIDIFIGERLGTLDEKIFSGIPSEFINNKFSQPAIVLIRNNNIYEYIRPSDKNFLREPGVHITNENIRAVILDKLALNQDSILWDIGAGSGSISVSAAQEFIFSEIHSIECKPDAIKLISSNAKKFHVHNINIHEGRAINIIKSLPNPSHIFIGGNDGELTGILEYISSMNHKFRLVIECVTLETLCRAFDFMKKFTNFEVLQVMINTSKQVADSLTLMKAHSPVNILSADINY; from the coding sequence GTGCTTACTATAGCCGGAGCAGGTACAGGAGAAATTATTAATTCAGTCAGAGACGCAATAAACGAGTCAGATATTATAATAGCTCATGAAAGATTTAAATATTTAGTCCCAGTTAATAAAAAATTTATAGCTCTGAAAGATTTTGACTCAGCTTTTAATATAATAGAATCTGAACAGGGCAATAAATTAATTCTTGTTTCAGGAGATCCGGGACTGTATAGTTTATTATCGCTCGTGAAAAAGAAATTTGCGGATTTTAGAGTGATTCCCGGTATAAGTTCGCTTCAATCAATATGTGCCCATGCCCGCGAATCATGGCAGGACTCGAAAATTTTATCAGGACACGGCCGGGACTTGAAATTATATAAATTCCTGAATATTATAGAACGCAATAGAATAAATATTTTATTTTGTGATGATATAATTTCTCCCGAATGGGCTTGCAAGAATCTAGCTGATTTTGATTATATTGATATATTCATAGGCGAGAGATTAGGCACTCTTGACGAAAAAATTTTTTCAGGAATTCCCAGCGAGTTTATTAATAATAAATTCTCCCAGCCCGCAATAGTGTTAATTCGCAATAATAATATTTATGAATATATCCGGCCAAGTGATAAAAATTTTTTGAGAGAGCCCGGCGTTCACATCACAAATGAGAATATACGCGCTGTAATTCTTGATAAGTTAGCACTAAATCAGGACTCTATTTTATGGGACATCGGTGCAGGTTCGGGAAGTATAAGCGTTTCAGCAGCTCAAGAATTTATTTTCAGCGAAATTCACTCAATAGAATGCAAACCCGACGCAATAAAATTAATTTCAAGCAATGCTAAAAAATTTCACGTTCATAATATAAACATTCACGAGGGGCGGGCAATAAACATAATAAAATCTTTACCGAATCCCAGTCATATTTTTATAGGCGGCAATGACGGCGAATTAACGGGAATTCTTGAATATATTTCTAGCATGAATCATAAATTTAGACTCGTTATTGAGTGCGTGACTCTTGAGACTTTATGCAGAGCGTTTGATTTCATGAAAAAATTTACCAATTTCGAGGTCTTGCAAGTTATGATTAACACTTCAAAACAGGTCGCAGATTCTTTGACTCTCATGAAAGCACATAGCCCTGTAAATATTTTGAGTGCTGATATAAATTATTAA
- the cbiD gene encoding cobalamin biosynthesis protein CbiD gives MCNSQRPVIFGITTGTCAAGAAKAAAIYELTGKIPDYVIIKNLDGLEFKLKTFRYNHNFFGVQKFSGDDKCDITDGIKILAHLEILRDNNQEIFFIAGEGVGVVTLPGLKIPPGEPAINPVPRKMIELAIREIIPLNSVKIIISIPNGEEIAQKTFNPRLGIKGGLSILGTSGLVKPMNERALLDSLTLELNMIRALGFEKIYITFANSGEKATRKIFDIHGKNIIQSGNYIGHVLDESARLNFTHAIICGHPGKLLKVAAGSFNTHNKISDGRLESLCTHLALMGASQEIISRVYHSNTTNEAINIISETGYNRVWQNLAEIIKQKCESRVNNKFKVDAYFIDNDGRLL, from the coding sequence TTGTGCAATAGTCAACGCCCTGTTATATTCGGCATAACAACTGGAACATGTGCAGCAGGGGCAGCAAAGGCCGCAGCTATTTATGAATTAACCGGAAAAATCCCGGACTATGTGATAATCAAGAATCTTGACGGGCTAGAATTCAAGCTGAAAACTTTTAGATATAATCATAACTTTTTCGGAGTTCAGAAATTTTCAGGCGATGACAAGTGCGATATAACAGACGGAATAAAAATTTTAGCTCATCTTGAGATTTTGAGAGATAACAATCAGGAAATTTTTTTTATTGCAGGTGAGGGAGTCGGAGTCGTAACTCTTCCCGGCCTGAAAATCCCCCCCGGCGAGCCAGCCATTAACCCAGTCCCGCGAAAAATGATAGAGCTTGCTATACGTGAAATTATCCCGTTAAATTCTGTTAAAATAATTATATCGATTCCGAACGGTGAAGAGATTGCGCAAAAAACTTTTAATCCCAGACTCGGAATTAAAGGCGGCTTATCAATTTTAGGCACATCGGGACTCGTTAAGCCCATGAACGAGCGCGCATTATTAGACTCTTTGACTCTTGAGCTTAATATGATTCGTGCGCTGGGATTCGAGAAAATTTATATCACATTTGCAAATTCGGGCGAGAAGGCAACACGCAAAATTTTTGATATTCACGGCAAAAATATAATTCAATCAGGAAATTATATCGGTCATGTCTTAGACGAGTCAGCAAGATTAAATTTTACACATGCTATTATATGCGGACATCCCGGGAAATTGCTTAAAGTTGCCGCAGGTTCATTTAACACTCATAATAAAATCTCGGACGGGAGACTCGAATCTCTATGCACTCATTTAGCTTTAATGGGAGCCAGTCAAGAAATAATCTCGCGAGTCTATCACAGCAACACGACTAATGAGGCCATAAATATAATTAGTGAGACGGGTTATAATAGAGTCTGGCAGAATTTAGCAGAAATTATAAAGCAAAAATGTGAGTCGCGGGTAAATAATAAATTTAAAGTCGACGCTTATTTTATAGACAATGACGGGAGATTGTTATAA
- a CDS encoding precorrin-8X methylmutase: protein MLLNPYEIEQESMRIIEILISGKYSGLDENLPVIKRVIHATADFDFLETLYFSENVINKAHDAIKSGTNIITDTIMLKSGISKTFTQKFNNNIICHVNEPEIYDLSQKLNLTRAIINIERAVKEFPTAIYVIGNSPTALIKLCELIKSGQANPALVIGVPVGFVNVIEAKELLMSLSGIPKIIAQGRKGGSTVACAIVNALLYSA, encoded by the coding sequence TTGCTGCTTAATCCCTATGAAATCGAACAAGAAAGTATGCGTATTATTGAGATTTTAATATCCGGTAAGTATTCAGGACTTGACGAGAATTTGCCGGTTATAAAGCGTGTTATTCATGCTACGGCAGATTTTGATTTTCTTGAGACTTTATATTTTTCTGAAAACGTGATAAATAAAGCTCATGACGCAATTAAATCCGGCACAAATATAATAACTGATACGATAATGCTTAAGTCCGGAATTAGCAAAACTTTCACGCAAAAATTTAATAATAATATAATCTGTCATGTAAATGAGCCTGAAATTTATGATTTATCGCAAAAATTAAATTTGACTCGGGCAATAATTAATATAGAACGTGCAGTTAAAGAATTCCCGACTGCAATTTACGTAATAGGCAATTCTCCGACAGCCCTAATAAAATTATGCGAGCTAATCAAATCAGGCCAAGCAAATCCCGCCCTTGTAATCGGAGTCCCCGTCGGCTTTGTGAACGTAATCGAGGCTAAAGAATTATTAATGAGTTTGTCAGGCATTCCCAAAATAATAGCTCAGGGACGCAAGGGAGGCAGCACTGTAGCTTGTGCAATAGTCAACGCCCTGTTATATTCGGCATAA
- a CDS encoding putative toxin-antitoxin system toxin component, PIN family produces MSYYAVIDTNVIISALLSKKADSATVKIINSIFTGDIIPVLHSEIIDEYKEVLHRAKFNLEPHTIFKVLSAIQNFGIEVYPIHTDEIFIDIDDRIFYEAALAINAYLITDNKKHYPASKFILSPAEMLNIINHDLTLNTSNNGEIQNLL; encoded by the coding sequence ATGTCGTATTATGCAGTAATAGATACAAACGTTATTATTTCTGCCTTGCTGAGTAAGAAAGCTGATTCTGCAACAGTTAAAATCATTAATTCAATATTTACAGGTGATATTATACCAGTGTTACACAGTGAGATAATTGACGAATACAAAGAAGTCTTACACCGTGCAAAATTTAATTTAGAGCCTCATACTATTTTTAAAGTATTATCAGCGATACAGAATTTTGGCATTGAAGTATATCCGATTCATACAGACGAAATATTTATTGATATTGACGATAGAATTTTTTACGAGGCAGCCCTTGCAATAAATGCTTATTTAATCACTGACAACAAAAAACATTATCCTGCAAGCAAATTTATTTTATCTCCGGCGGAGATGCTTAATATTATTAATCATGATTTGACATTGAACACATCGAACAATGGAGAAATTCAAAACCTGCTATAA
- a CDS encoding cobalt-precorrin 5A hydrolase, translating to MTKIFLMDSGNNIIIIAFTNKAVKLALTLANKFNFRVFVPERFIELDSRLSLIDESLSEWTGKYFNNSRALIFISAAGIAVRAISKHVTSKLHDPAVIVIDESGKFIIPILSGHIGGANELARKIAAFLNSIPVITTATDINNIIAIDEWAVNNNCVIENPDSIKKISGALLENKSIGAAISDLSQKIPFSVNSQPDKSSLQDNSMGIMISNLSQITPFSVTLFLRPKNLILGAGCNSGVDPSEFESAVKIFLEDSGVSILSLKAIASIDIKANEPAFIKFAENHNIPFLTYKAHDLQALPGIFTSSQRVLQVTGTDNICERSCIMAAGSEGVLLRNKFVYKNCITLALARDKRENYN from the coding sequence ATGACAAAAATTTTTCTCATGGATTCAGGAAATAATATTATAATCATAGCTTTCACGAATAAGGCCGTAAAATTAGCGTTGACTCTAGCAAATAAATTTAATTTCCGCGTGTTCGTCCCTGAAAGATTTATAGAGCTTGATTCGCGATTAAGTTTAATTGACGAGTCATTAAGCGAATGGACCGGCAAATATTTTAATAATTCACGAGCATTAATATTTATATCGGCCGCCGGAATAGCAGTCAGGGCAATTTCTAAGCATGTAACAAGCAAATTACACGATCCCGCCGTTATAGTAATTGACGAGTCAGGAAAATTTATAATTCCCATTTTGTCAGGCCATATAGGGGGCGCGAATGAACTAGCACGGAAAATCGCAGCATTCTTGAATTCAATTCCTGTAATAACTACTGCGACGGATATAAATAATATTATTGCTATTGACGAGTGGGCAGTAAATAATAATTGCGTAATCGAGAATCCGGACTCAATAAAGAAAATTTCAGGTGCTTTGCTTGAGAATAAATCTATAGGCGCGGCAATTAGTGATTTATCGCAAAAAATTCCCTTTTCTGTTAATTCACAGCCTGATAAAAGCTCGTTACAAGATAATTCTATGGGCATTATGATCAGCAATTTATCGCAAATTACGCCGTTTTCTGTTACACTTTTTTTGCGGCCTAAAAATTTAATACTCGGTGCTGGCTGTAATAGTGGCGTTGATCCTTCAGAATTTGAGTCAGCTGTGAAAATTTTTCTTGAAGATTCCGGAGTCTCTATTTTGAGTCTTAAAGCTATAGCATCAATTGACATAAAAGCAAATGAGCCGGCTTTTATAAAATTTGCTGAAAATCATAATATACCCTTTTTGACGTATAAAGCTCATGACTTGCAAGCATTGCCGGGAATATTTACCAGTTCGCAAAGAGTCTTGCAAGTTACAGGGACTGACAATATTTGCGAGAGATCTTGTATAATGGCGGCAGGCTCGGAAGGTGTATTATTACGCAATAAATTTGTGTATAAGAATTGCATAACTTTGGCACTTGCACGAGATAAGCGAGAAAATTATAATTAA
- the cobM gene encoding precorrin-4 C(11)-methyltransferase, with translation MIYFIGAGPGAVDLITIRGAEILRRSGMIIFAGSLVNHDLVRKYASPNCEIYDSSSMTLEDILEKLISGHKRGLIVSRLHSGDPSLFGAIQEQINFLRRNNINFEIVPGVSSLCAAAATLKIEYTIPEISQTLIISRKEGRTPVPDNKSLVFFLSTGMLESLCADLISQGYDESTPAALVYKASWPEESIIKADLANLPKFVKYSGINKSALILVGDFLREYRTVSRLYDKNFSHGFRK, from the coding sequence ATGATTTATTTTATCGGAGCAGGTCCGGGGGCTGTTGATTTAATCACAATCAGGGGAGCTGAAATTTTAAGACGTTCGGGCATGATAATTTTTGCGGGGTCTCTTGTCAATCATGATTTAGTGCGAAAATATGCGAGTCCAAATTGCGAAATTTATGACAGCTCAAGCATGACACTTGAAGATATTCTAGAAAAATTAATTTCCGGCCATAAAAGGGGCTTAATTGTGTCTCGTTTGCATTCGGGCGACCCGTCATTATTCGGAGCTATTCAGGAGCAAATAAATTTTTTACGCAGAAATAATATAAATTTTGAGATTGTCCCGGGAGTCAGTTCACTTTGTGCGGCGGCTGCTACTCTCAAGATTGAATACACTATTCCGGAAATCAGCCAGACCCTTATAATTTCACGTAAAGAAGGCCGAACTCCCGTTCCCGATAATAAATCGCTCGTGTTTTTCTTGTCAACGGGAATGCTTGAGAGTTTATGCGCTGATTTAATTTCTCAAGGTTATGACGAGTCAACCCCTGCGGCACTTGTTTATAAAGCGTCTTGGCCTGAAGAGAGTATAATAAAAGCCGATTTAGCAAATCTTCCCAAATTCGTAAAATATTCAGGCATAAATAAAAGCGCGTTGATCTTAGTCGGTGATTTCTTGAGAGAGTATCGCACTGTATCACGATTGTATGACAAAAATTTTTCTCATGGATTCAGGAAATAA
- a CDS encoding histidinol-phosphatase produces the protein MIKSDFHVHTCFCDGKDKPEDIILRALSLGMNKIGFSGHSYTPFDREPCMSPDSTEKYKLEINRLKREYKSKIEILCGIEQDYYSDMPVNDYDFVIGSVHYINCNGVFHHVDSSPEKLSRLINELGGDVYLLAEKYFSLVSDVVNRTQANIIGHFDLITKFNENNKIFDSNNPRYIKAAFSAVDSLIKTGRPFEINTGAISRGYRTSPYPDIKILEYIAKNGGKVIFSSDSHSKETLLYKFDECEKLAKSLNLEIVTL, from the coding sequence ATGATTAAAAGCGATTTTCACGTTCATACATGTTTTTGCGACGGTAAAGACAAGCCGGAAGATATAATTTTGCGCGCTTTATCACTGGGAATGAATAAGATCGGATTTTCCGGGCATTCTTACACTCCGTTTGATAGGGAGCCTTGTATGAGTCCTGACTCAACAGAGAAATATAAACTTGAAATTAACAGGCTCAAGCGTGAATATAAATCTAAAATCGAGATTCTTTGCGGTATCGAGCAGGATTATTACTCGGATATGCCCGTGAATGATTATGATTTTGTTATAGGCTCGGTGCATTATATAAATTGTAATGGAGTTTTCCATCATGTTGACAGTTCACCGGAAAAATTATCGCGTTTAATTAATGAACTCGGCGGCGATGTTTATTTATTAGCAGAAAAATATTTTAGCTTAGTCTCTGATGTCGTGAATAGGACTCAAGCGAACATAATCGGACATTTTGATTTAATCACGAAATTTAACGAGAATAATAAAATTTTTGACTCGAATAATCCCCGTTATATAAAAGCTGCCTTCAGTGCAGTGGACTCGCTTATAAAAACTGGGCGGCCGTTTGAGATTAACACAGGGGCTATTTCACGAGGTTATAGGACTTCCCCTTATCCTGATATAAAAATTTTAGAATATATTGCAAAAAACGGCGGCAAAGTGATTTTTTCGAGCGACTCACACAGCAAAGAGACTTTATTATATAAATTTGATGAGTGCGAAAAACTTGCAAAATCTCTTAATTTGGAGATCGTAACTCTATGA
- a CDS encoding bifunctional phosphoribosyl-AMP cyclohydrolase/phosphoribosyl-ATP diphosphatase HisIE has product MLDIDSLKFDSNGLIPAILIDDDSGDVLMLAYMNRESLQISLDKKLACFWSRSRQELWLKGETSGNYQHIREIKADCDRDTLLVYVKPDGPACHLGNKSCFVDNLLPRERESHEKFTICGLMELIKARKSQKVEGSYTSYLFEKGLDKILKKIGEESSEVIIAAKNDKREAIYEISDLIYHMLVLMAEMDIEIPDIIKELASRHVIDKKVKQETMKA; this is encoded by the coding sequence ATGTTAGATATAGACTCACTAAAATTTGACTCGAATGGATTAATACCGGCGATCTTGATAGACGATGACTCCGGCGATGTCTTAATGCTTGCTTATATGAATCGTGAGAGTCTGCAAATTTCACTCGATAAAAAACTTGCTTGTTTCTGGAGCCGTTCACGTCAAGAATTATGGCTCAAAGGTGAGACGAGCGGAAATTACCAGCATATACGAGAAATTAAAGCCGATTGTGATAGAGATACTTTGCTTGTATATGTTAAGCCTGATGGGCCGGCTTGTCATTTAGGCAATAAATCCTGCTTTGTTGATAATTTATTGCCCCGTGAAAGAGAATCACACGAAAAATTTACGATCTGCGGACTCATGGAATTAATAAAGGCTCGTAAATCCCAGAAAGTTGAAGGCTCTTACACTTCATATTTATTTGAGAAGGGACTCGATAAGATTCTCAAGAAAATCGGCGAAGAGAGTTCAGAAGTTATTATTGCTGCAAAGAATGACAAGCGCGAGGCAATTTATGAAATTTCGGACTTGATTTATCACATGTTAGTATTAATGGCAGAAATGGATATAGAGATTCCCGACATAATCAAAGAATTAGCTTCACGCCACGTAATAGACAAGAAAGTCAAACAGGAGACTATGAAGGCATGA
- the hisF gene encoding imidazole glycerol phosphate synthase subunit HisF: MITKRIIPCLDVKDGRVVKGVNFQGLNDVNSPVELAKFYSDNGADELVFYDITASSDGRKIFTDILRETAKNVFIPLTVGGGISSVKDFERVLSCGADKVSVNTGAIRNPGLIPEAANLYGSQCVVISADVKRVNGQFNIFARGGRDDTGIEAINWIKSCVDNGAGEVVLNSIDTDGVKRGFDLDMLAAVCEVVNVPVIASGGAGSIADFIKLFKTLPKVDAGLAASIFHFGEVAIKDLKIEMAANNIPVRL; this comes from the coding sequence TTGATAACTAAGCGAATAATACCATGTTTAGACGTTAAAGACGGGCGAGTCGTGAAGGGCGTAAACTTTCAGGGCTTGAACGATGTAAATTCACCTGTTGAGCTTGCAAAATTTTATTCGGACAACGGGGCGGACGAACTTGTATTTTATGACATTACAGCGAGTTCGGACGGGCGCAAGATTTTCACGGACATTTTACGCGAGACAGCAAAGAACGTTTTTATCCCGTTGACAGTGGGCGGCGGAATCTCAAGCGTTAAAGATTTTGAGCGTGTACTCTCTTGCGGTGCTGATAAAGTGAGCGTCAATACAGGTGCAATAAGAAATCCCGGCTTGATTCCTGAGGCGGCAAATTTATACGGCTCTCAATGTGTAGTAATTTCTGCTGATGTCAAACGCGTGAACGGACAATTTAATATTTTTGCGCGGGGCGGTCGTGATGATACGGGGATCGAGGCCATAAACTGGATAAAAAGTTGCGTAGATAATGGAGCTGGTGAAGTCGTATTAAATTCGATTGATACCGACGGAGTAAAACGCGGTTTTGATTTAGATATGCTTGCTGCAGTGTGTGAAGTCGTGAATGTTCCTGTTATTGCTTCAGGAGGCGCGGGAAGTATTGCGGATTTCATAAAATTATTTAAGACTCTTCCTAAAGTTGATGCGGGGCTGGCTGCTTCAATATTTCATTTCGGAGAAGTTGCGATTAAAGATTTAAAAATTGAGATGGCAGCAAATAATATACCAGTAAGATTATAA
- the hisA gene encoding 1-(5-phosphoribosyl)-5-[(5-phosphoribosylamino)methylideneamino]imidazole-4-carboxamide isomerase, which produces MLIFPAIDLYKGEAVRLLRGDYENMTVYDSQPVNTAKKFKDSGAEWIHIVDLEGAKTGEPVNLDTILRIHSESVLKCEVGGGVRDLRVIEKYIDSGIDRIILGTAAITDKNLLTSAIKNFSPEKIAVGVDIRGGLVAVKGWREDSGVNAFDFCSELESIGVNFIICTDISRDGAMKGTNRQLYKDLSAKFNMNITASGGVSTLDDIKSLARMNLYGAIIGKAYYTGAINLSQAIEAAKIDN; this is translated from the coding sequence GTGTTAATATTTCCTGCGATAGATTTATATAAAGGTGAGGCAGTGAGGCTTTTACGCGGCGATTATGAGAATATGACAGTTTATGACTCACAGCCTGTGAATACTGCTAAAAAATTTAAAGACTCGGGCGCGGAATGGATTCACATTGTCGACTTGGAAGGCGCGAAAACGGGCGAACCTGTAAATCTCGATACAATTTTGCGGATTCATTCGGAGTCAGTGCTTAAATGCGAGGTCGGCGGAGGAGTCCGTGATTTGCGGGTCATTGAGAAATATATAGATTCCGGCATTGATAGAATAATTCTAGGTACTGCGGCAATAACTGACAAGAATTTATTAACTAGCGCGATAAAAAATTTTAGTCCCGAAAAAATTGCGGTCGGTGTTGATATTCGGGGCGGGCTCGTTGCTGTTAAAGGCTGGCGGGAAGATTCCGGAGTGAATGCGTTTGATTTCTGCTCAGAACTTGAGTCAATCGGCGTAAATTTCATAATCTGCACGGATATATCAAGAGACGGCGCAATGAAGGGCACTAACAGGCAATTATATAAAGACTTAAGCGCAAAATTTAATATGAATATAACAGCCTCAGGAGGAGTCAGCACTCTTGATGATATAAAATCACTGGCAAGAATGAATCTCTACGGCGCAATAATCGGCAAAGCATATTACACCGGAGCAATAAATTTATCTCAAGCAATCGAGGCGGCAAAAATTGATAACTAA
- the hisH gene encoding imidazole glycerol phosphate synthase subunit HisH — protein sequence MIAIIDYGVGNLFSLASSFKAINHDVIVTSSPEDLHESERIILPGVGAFGDAAKKLYESGMAEPLINEAHSGKPVLGICLGMQLLVSKSYEFGEHDGLNLIPGEIRYIGERIPAGLKIPQIGWNSLHITQEGGVFANTHEGEYVYFVHSYSAICGGKFITATTNYGAELTAAIRFGNIYGVQFHPEKSGQAGLDILRAFCEV from the coding sequence ATGATTGCTATTATAGATTACGGAGTCGGTAATTTATTTTCGCTGGCTAGTTCGTTCAAAGCTATAAATCATGATGTAATAGTTACGTCGAGCCCTGAAGATTTGCACGAGTCTGAACGCATTATATTGCCCGGTGTTGGAGCATTCGGGGACGCAGCAAAAAAATTATATGAGTCCGGCATGGCTGAACCGTTAATAAATGAGGCTCATTCAGGGAAGCCAGTTTTAGGAATTTGCTTAGGAATGCAGTTATTAGTCTCGAAAAGTTATGAGTTCGGCGAGCATGACGGCTTGAATTTAATTCCCGGCGAAATTCGTTACATAGGCGAGAGAATCCCCGCGGGCTTGAAGATTCCTCAAATAGGCTGGAACTCTTTACACATTACACAAGAGGGCGGAGTCTTTGCTAATACTCATGAGGGCGAATATGTTTATTTTGTGCATTCTTACTCGGCAATTTGCGGCGGAAAATTTATCACAGCAACGACAAATTACGGGGCTGAATTAACGGCGGCGATTAGATTCGGCAATATTTACGGAGTCCAGTTTCACCCGGAAAAAAGCGGGCAGGCCGGACTCGATATTTTGCGGGCATTCTGTGAGGTGTGA
- a CDS encoding Fic family protein, giving the protein MKFPVNEKDLQHNYKTIMSEVDKLSFERRAQIWADWPKILKNAGSWECLKNLHIRLFGGLFDFAGKIRKTNISKGGVKFANAMYIENILPSVISMPQKTFDEIVSKYVEMNILHPFREGNGRTMRLWLDAMLERELNTRINWPIIGRDVYLEAMERSPVNTLELVTLLKKSCLSSDLLKDESIFIAALSASYEYEYGD; this is encoded by the coding sequence ATGAAATTTCCGGTAAATGAGAAAGATTTACAACATAACTATAAAACAATAATGTCAGAAGTAGATAAATTATCTTTTGAGAGAAGGGCTCAAATATGGGCAGACTGGCCTAAAATTTTAAAGAATGCCGGTTCTTGGGAATGTTTGAAAAATTTACATATAAGATTGTTCGGCGGATTATTTGATTTTGCTGGAAAAATTCGTAAAACTAATATTTCTAAGGGCGGGGTCAAATTTGCAAATGCAATGTATATAGAAAATATATTGCCTAGTGTTATATCAATGCCGCAGAAAACTTTTGATGAAATAGTTTCAAAATATGTCGAGATGAATATTTTACACCCATTTAGAGAAGGTAACGGACGCACAATGCGTTTATGGCTTGATGCTATGTTAGAGCGTGAACTTAATACACGAATCAATTGGCCTATAATAGGTCGTGATGTGTATCTTGAAGCAATGGAACGCAGCCCGGTTAATACGCTTGAACTTGTTACGCTCTTGAAAAAATCATGTTTATCGTCTGATTTGCTTAAAGATGAGTCGATTTTTATCGCTGCTTTATCGGCTTCGTATGAATATGAATATGGTGACTAA